The Lysobacter capsici genome has a segment encoding these proteins:
- a CDS encoding TonB-dependent receptor, producing the protein MVRRLRVLLLSLACTAALSAQAQVAAGAVDIPAGDLVSALDALARQSGVQFVYRADQLKGLRTSGVRGAMPAADALDRLLRGSGYVARRDASGAMVIVQAPKPAPAPRTPPASGGASAEPASVTELESIQVTGSRIPRAQIEGPAPITVMTAQEIKANGFTSVPDVLRAMTQNGGETQSQQSASGADFSPGAQQVDLRGLGPNHTLVLVNGRRIADFPMPFKGRSNFTDISNIPLGMVERIEILTGSASAIYGSDAISGVVNFILKKQADGTTVDFRMGDSTRGGGESFNLSVSSGYSNERFSAIYGFELQAQNPLWAYERARQDSTKDAPTQSTRAARRAFLRTNFDDEYLDPGAACAGLAQLNGGTTYRASRPGWGADGEDGYYCGSDESIGYGTMISKRKGVNAFASLGYRFDNGSEWFADVQMGYHELSMFRDVSSWSYQAPDGNEDGYFFNQATDQVEYWQRQFSPEEMGGLDAGTIRNRQKTLSLTTGFKGRWGEHWDWEAALSHSQYQSTISWPQIVASKANDLFLGPQLGSDDDGLPIFNADPERLYRPLTRAEYDAIAARTVYQPKSRTDTASLTLTNTELFTMPAGAVGFAGTLEVGNQSYNLRPDPLATQYYYYSWRDSDGKGSRDRWAAAGELRLPLLEKLNLSVAGRYDQYRYGGHDIDKFTYSAGLEWRPVESLLLRGSYGTAFRAPDLHYVFSGEGNLESFGADYYRCRTEEPDSDLGDCSYSDENLVVTRRGNRELEPETSTAWTAGLVWSPMANLDFSIDYFNIELRQQVQDLRIDGILQGEANCRLGRRPDGSAVDAASPTCVDALARVGRNGDGDLYSVYINPINIARERTNGIDFNARYRLETRFGSFRFNGNYSWVREHESQQYSGDPVEDQFAVNSGFDIPRSKASVSLSWDKDRWTTTLHGERLGKLPNYDSYNQSYDPDDGGSAWVGATYRYNASVQYRFTDHAQLSLAVTNLFDKLPPKDATYTSYPYYDVSWFDTVGRQVYLQYTHKFGGSAL; encoded by the coding sequence ATGGTGCGTCGTCTGCGCGTGTTGCTGTTGAGTCTGGCCTGTACCGCCGCGCTGTCGGCGCAGGCGCAAGTCGCCGCGGGGGCGGTCGACATTCCGGCCGGCGATCTGGTTTCGGCGCTGGACGCGCTGGCGCGGCAATCGGGGGTGCAGTTCGTCTACCGCGCCGATCAGCTCAAGGGTTTGCGCACCTCGGGCGTGCGCGGCGCGATGCCGGCCGCCGATGCGCTCGACCGCTTGCTGCGCGGCAGCGGCTACGTCGCGCGCCGCGATGCGTCGGGGGCGATGGTGATCGTGCAGGCGCCGAAGCCCGCGCCCGCGCCGCGCACGCCGCCCGCGAGCGGCGGCGCTTCGGCCGAACCGGCCTCGGTGACCGAACTGGAAAGCATCCAGGTCACCGGTTCGCGCATTCCGCGCGCGCAGATCGAAGGCCCGGCGCCGATCACGGTGATGACCGCGCAGGAGATCAAGGCCAACGGCTTCACCAGCGTGCCCGACGTGTTGCGCGCGATGACCCAGAACGGCGGCGAGACCCAGAGCCAGCAATCGGCCAGCGGCGCGGACTTCTCGCCCGGCGCGCAGCAGGTCGACCTGCGCGGACTCGGCCCCAATCACACCCTGGTGCTGGTCAACGGCCGCCGCATCGCCGACTTTCCGATGCCGTTCAAGGGCCGCAGCAATTTCACCGACATCTCCAACATCCCGCTGGGCATGGTCGAGCGGATCGAGATCCTGACCGGCAGCGCCTCGGCGATCTACGGTTCGGACGCGATCTCCGGCGTGGTCAACTTCATCCTCAAGAAGCAGGCCGACGGCACCACCGTGGATTTCCGCATGGGCGACAGCACCCGCGGCGGCGGCGAGTCGTTCAACCTCAGCGTGTCCAGCGGCTACAGCAACGAGCGTTTCAGCGCGATCTACGGTTTCGAACTGCAGGCGCAGAACCCGTTATGGGCCTACGAGCGCGCGCGTCAGGATTCGACCAAGGACGCGCCGACGCAATCGACCCGCGCGGCGCGGCGCGCGTTCCTGCGCACCAACTTCGACGACGAATACCTCGATCCGGGCGCGGCCTGCGCCGGTCTGGCCCAGCTCAACGGCGGCACCACGTATCGCGCCTCACGACCGGGCTGGGGCGCCGACGGCGAGGACGGCTATTACTGCGGCAGCGACGAGTCGATCGGCTACGGCACCATGATCAGCAAGCGCAAGGGCGTCAACGCCTTCGCCTCGCTGGGCTATCGCTTCGACAACGGCAGCGAGTGGTTCGCCGACGTGCAGATGGGTTACCACGAGCTGTCGATGTTCCGCGACGTGAGCAGCTGGAGTTATCAGGCGCCCGACGGCAACGAGGACGGCTATTTCTTCAATCAGGCCACCGATCAGGTCGAGTACTGGCAGCGCCAGTTTTCGCCCGAGGAAATGGGAGGCCTGGACGCCGGCACGATCCGCAACCGGCAGAAGACCCTGAGCCTGACCACCGGCTTCAAGGGCCGCTGGGGCGAGCACTGGGATTGGGAAGCGGCGTTGAGCCATTCGCAGTACCAGTCCACGATCAGCTGGCCGCAGATCGTCGCGTCCAAGGCCAACGATCTGTTCCTCGGCCCGCAACTGGGCAGCGACGACGACGGCCTGCCGATCTTCAACGCCGATCCCGAGCGCCTGTACCGTCCGCTGACCCGCGCCGAGTACGACGCGATCGCCGCGCGCACCGTGTACCAGCCCAAGTCGCGCACCGACACCGCGTCGCTGACCCTGACCAACACCGAGCTGTTCACGATGCCGGCCGGCGCGGTCGGTTTCGCCGGCACCCTGGAAGTCGGCAACCAGAGCTACAACCTGCGCCCCGATCCGCTGGCGACGCAGTACTACTACTACAGCTGGCGCGATTCCGACGGCAAGGGCAGCCGCGACCGCTGGGCCGCGGCCGGCGAACTGCGCCTGCCGCTGCTGGAAAAGCTCAACCTCAGCGTCGCCGGCCGTTACGACCAATACCGCTACGGCGGCCACGACATCGACAAGTTCACCTACAGCGCCGGCCTGGAATGGCGCCCGGTCGAATCGCTGTTGTTGCGCGGCTCCTACGGCACAGCGTTCCGCGCGCCGGACCTGCACTACGTGTTTTCCGGCGAAGGCAATCTGGAATCGTTCGGCGCCGACTATTACCGCTGCCGCACCGAGGAGCCCGATTCGGACCTGGGCGATTGCTCGTACTCCGACGAAAACCTGGTGGTGACCCGCCGCGGTAACCGCGAACTCGAGCCCGAGACCAGCACCGCGTGGACCGCGGGCCTGGTGTGGTCGCCCATGGCGAACCTGGATTTCTCGATCGATTACTTCAACATCGAACTGCGCCAGCAGGTCCAGGACCTGCGCATCGACGGCATCCTGCAGGGCGAGGCCAATTGCCGATTGGGCCGGCGTCCGGACGGCAGCGCGGTCGACGCGGCCTCGCCGACCTGCGTCGATGCGCTCGCGCGGGTCGGCCGCAACGGCGACGGCGATCTGTACAGCGTCTACATCAACCCGATCAACATCGCCCGCGAACGCACCAACGGCATCGACTTCAACGCGCGTTACCGCCTGGAAACGCGCTTCGGCAGCTTTCGCTTCAACGGCAACTACAGCTGGGTGCGCGAACACGAAAGCCAGCAGTACAGCGGCGACCCGGTCGAGGACCAGTTCGCGGTCAACAGCGGTTTCGATATTCCGCGCAGCAAGGCCAGCGTCAGCCTGAGCTGGGACAAGGACCGCTGGACTACGACCCTGCACGGCGAACGCCTGGGCAAGTTGCCCAATTACGATTCCTACAACCAGTCCTACGATCCCGACGACGGCGGCAGCGCCTGGGTCGGCGCGACCTACCGCTACAACGCCTCGGTGCAGTACCGCTTCACCGACCACGCCCAGCTGTCGCTGGCGGTGACCAACCTGTTCGACAAGCTGCCGCCGAAAGACGCGACTTACACCAGTTACCCGTATTACGACGTGTCCTGGTTCGACACGGTCGGCCGTCAGGTGTACCTGCAATACACCCACAAATTCGGCGGTAGCGCGCTTTAG
- a CDS encoding trans-aconitate 2-methyltransferase, with amino-acid sequence MWDPRKYLDFADLRGRPFFDLVGRIGAEHPRRVVDLGCGPGNLTRALAQRWPQATLEASDNSPEMVAAARAAGIDARLIDLREWSPQADTDVLISNAVLQWVPEHRDLLRRWARELPPGAWIAVQVPGNFDAPSHALTRELAASAGWTTQLADVGLREDDTVDMPRQYAELLAGEDCTVDAWETTYVQRLSGPNAVLEWITGTALRPVRSALNDADWQRFRDELAPMLDRAYPPRSDGTTWFEFRRIFVVARTAQ; translated from the coding sequence ATGTGGGACCCCAGGAAATACCTCGACTTCGCCGACCTGCGCGGCCGGCCGTTCTTCGATCTGGTCGGACGCATCGGCGCCGAGCATCCGCGCCGGGTGGTCGACCTGGGCTGCGGCCCCGGCAACCTGACCCGCGCGCTGGCGCAGCGCTGGCCCCAAGCAACGCTGGAAGCCAGCGACAACTCGCCGGAGATGGTCGCGGCGGCGCGCGCGGCGGGCATCGACGCGCGGTTGATCGACTTGCGCGAATGGTCGCCGCAAGCCGACACCGACGTTCTGATTTCCAACGCCGTGCTGCAATGGGTGCCGGAGCATCGCGATCTGCTGCGGCGCTGGGCGCGCGAACTGCCGCCGGGCGCCTGGATCGCCGTGCAGGTGCCGGGCAATTTCGACGCGCCCTCGCATGCGCTCACCCGCGAACTCGCCGCGAGCGCGGGCTGGACGACACAACTGGCCGATGTCGGTTTGCGTGAGGACGATACCGTCGACATGCCGCGGCAGTACGCCGAGTTGCTGGCCGGCGAGGACTGCACGGTCGATGCCTGGGAAACCACCTACGTGCAGCGCCTGTCGGGCCCGAACGCGGTGCTGGAATGGATCACCGGCACCGCGCTGCGGCCGGTGCGGTCGGCGTTGAACGACGCCGATTGGCAGCGGTTTCGCGATGAACTGGCGCCGATGCTCGATCGCGCTTATCCGCCGCGTAGCGACGGCACGACCTGGTTCGAGTTCCGGCGGATCTTCGTGGTCGCGCGCACGGCGCAGTGA
- a CDS encoding FG-GAP repeat domain-containing protein encodes MFRHTLLSAALAASCALLAAPAPALAADPGHFMAVQNGALVIDGQRIALPSTNMFDLLYLYINDPVRGKQKLSNARGSGFKAVRYFSSGTYSESTQLFPAVELWETPATRAQFYAAYDRMVADAAELDVKLIPALVTGWSDPTEVNRPSGAACQHAPNSLPLLPGSDNRAALKAFALALVTRYRASDTVLFWELGNEFNLNAKHRNSAELCVTREDIAAYIAEMAAAIKAIDSNHLVAAGVAQEGDALMLADQPGAYNDAGDYFRLYHDIPNVDLSTVHIYEQYFYPAPSGSANMAVFLRYFKGIADSLGRPLWVGEFGAPFDQAWSDNNFHDAPMSLLLAKQYLGIDLATTWNWESREYGSPSFHPEMVRFSLDPDEDGDAIAALTYPQARMGGNRPGVTWAPMSGDADGDGRSDLLAAADRGLWQVSLMGAQPAVPGQWTSKFADNALDPAGAPFQRLAGDWDGDGKADIGVKARDGRWFVAFSDGKRYVGGAQWLSGFGSDAADPAGAPFVAISGDWNGDGTSDIGLKARDGRWYTATSNGAAFANPSLALSNFVNENLDPGGGGYNVLTGDWNGDGKTDIGAKSRDGRWFVARSNGAGFVDIAHWLSNFGSDLADPAGAPYQAISGDWNGDGKTDIGLKARDGRWFTALSTGSGFVNASLALSSFGDENLDPNNGGFTALSGDWNGDGRTDIGIKSGDGRWFVAYSNGAGFTAPALWH; translated from the coding sequence ATGTTCAGACACACGCTTCTTTCCGCCGCGCTGGCCGCCTCGTGCGCCCTGCTGGCCGCGCCCGCTCCGGCGCTCGCCGCCGACCCCGGTCATTTCATGGCCGTGCAGAACGGCGCGCTGGTCATCGACGGGCAACGCATCGCCTTGCCCTCGACCAACATGTTCGATCTGCTCTACCTGTACATCAACGACCCGGTGCGCGGAAAGCAGAAGCTGTCCAATGCGCGCGGCAGCGGCTTCAAGGCCGTGCGTTATTTTTCCTCCGGCACCTACAGCGAATCGACCCAGCTGTTTCCCGCGGTCGAGCTGTGGGAAACCCCGGCCACCCGCGCGCAGTTCTATGCCGCCTACGACCGCATGGTCGCCGACGCGGCCGAGCTCGACGTCAAGCTGATTCCGGCGCTGGTGACCGGCTGGTCGGACCCGACCGAAGTCAACCGGCCCAGCGGCGCGGCCTGCCAGCACGCGCCGAACTCGTTGCCGTTGCTGCCGGGCAGCGACAACCGCGCCGCCTTGAAGGCGTTCGCGCTGGCGCTGGTGACGCGTTACCGCGCGTCCGACACCGTGCTGTTCTGGGAACTGGGCAACGAGTTCAACCTCAACGCCAAGCACCGCAACAGCGCCGAGCTGTGCGTGACCCGCGAGGACATCGCCGCCTACATCGCCGAGATGGCCGCGGCGATCAAGGCCATCGACTCCAATCATCTGGTCGCCGCCGGCGTGGCCCAGGAAGGCGATGCCTTGATGCTCGCCGACCAGCCCGGCGCGTACAACGATGCGGGCGATTACTTCCGCCTGTATCACGACATTCCCAATGTCGACCTGTCGACCGTCCACATCTACGAGCAGTATTTCTATCCGGCGCCGTCGGGCTCGGCGAACATGGCCGTGTTCCTGCGGTACTTCAAGGGCATCGCCGACAGCCTCGGACGGCCGCTGTGGGTCGGCGAATTCGGCGCGCCGTTCGATCAGGCGTGGTCGGACAACAACTTCCACGATGCGCCGATGTCGCTGCTGTTGGCGAAGCAATACCTGGGCATCGATCTGGCCACGACCTGGAACTGGGAATCGCGCGAATACGGCTCGCCGAGCTTCCACCCGGAAATGGTCCGTTTCAGCCTGGACCCGGACGAAGACGGCGATGCGATCGCGGCGCTGACCTATCCGCAGGCGCGCATGGGCGGCAACCGGCCCGGAGTGACCTGGGCGCCGATGAGCGGCGATGCCGACGGCGACGGCCGCAGCGATCTGCTCGCCGCGGCCGATCGCGGCCTGTGGCAGGTGTCGCTGATGGGCGCGCAGCCGGCGGTGCCGGGGCAATGGACGTCCAAGTTCGCCGACAACGCGCTCGATCCGGCCGGCGCGCCGTTCCAGCGGCTGGCCGGCGATTGGGATGGCGACGGCAAGGCCGATATCGGCGTGAAGGCGCGCGACGGTCGCTGGTTCGTGGCGTTCTCCGACGGCAAGCGTTACGTCGGCGGCGCGCAATGGCTCAGCGGTTTCGGCAGCGACGCGGCCGATCCGGCCGGCGCGCCGTTCGTGGCCATCAGCGGCGACTGGAACGGCGACGGCACCAGCGACATCGGCCTGAAGGCGCGCGACGGCCGCTGGTACACCGCGACCAGCAACGGCGCCGCGTTCGCCAATCCGAGCCTGGCGTTGTCGAACTTCGTCAACGAGAACCTGGACCCGGGCGGCGGCGGTTACAACGTCCTGACCGGCGACTGGAACGGCGACGGCAAGACCGACATCGGCGCGAAGAGCCGCGATGGCCGCTGGTTCGTGGCGCGTTCCAACGGCGCCGGCTTCGTCGATATCGCGCACTGGCTGAGCAATTTCGGCAGCGACCTCGCCGATCCGGCCGGCGCGCCGTACCAGGCGATCAGCGGCGACTGGAACGGCGACGGCAAGACCGACATCGGCCTGAAGGCGCGCGACGGCCGCTGGTTCACCGCGTTGAGCACCGGCAGCGGCTTCGTCAACGCCAGCCTGGCCTTGTCGAGTTTCGGCGATGAAAACCTGGACCCGAACAACGGCGGTTTCACCGCGTTGAGCGGCGACTGGAACGGCGACGGCAGGACCGATATCGGCATCAAGAGCGGCGATGGCCGCTGGTTCGTCGCTTACTCCAACGGCGCGGGCTTCACCGCGCCCGCGTTGTGGCATTGA
- a CDS encoding NAD(P)-dependent oxidoreductase has product MTTQIGFIGLGVMGQPMALNLARAGMTPVVWNRSAAALAVLGEAGARVADSPAQVFEQARVVIVMLADEAAIDAVLGRGAPRFAALLRDRILVHMGTTSAEYSRALEADIRAAGGGYVEAPVSGSRVPAQAGQLVAMLAGDEAVVQRVRPLLSPMCSQSFVCGAVPNALLMKLSVNLFLITMVTGLAESVHFAQRQGLDLRQLQAIVDAGPMASAVSKIKLAKLVDGDYSVQASIADVLKNNRLIAQAARDAGIASPLLDVCHALFGETLAQGHGAADMAAVVRAIQARSSD; this is encoded by the coding sequence ATGACCACGCAGATCGGCTTCATCGGCCTGGGCGTAATGGGTCAGCCCATGGCGCTCAATCTCGCCCGCGCCGGCATGACGCCGGTGGTTTGGAACCGGTCCGCCGCCGCGTTGGCGGTGTTGGGCGAGGCCGGCGCGCGCGTGGCCGACAGTCCGGCGCAGGTGTTCGAACAGGCGCGGGTGGTGATCGTGATGCTCGCCGACGAGGCCGCGATCGATGCGGTGCTCGGCCGCGGCGCGCCGCGGTTCGCGGCGCTTCTGCGCGATCGCATCCTGGTCCACATGGGCACGACCTCGGCCGAGTATTCGCGAGCGCTGGAAGCCGATATCCGCGCGGCCGGCGGCGGTTATGTCGAAGCGCCGGTGTCGGGTTCGCGGGTGCCGGCGCAGGCGGGCCAACTGGTGGCGATGCTCGCCGGCGACGAGGCCGTGGTGCAGCGGGTGCGGCCCTTGCTGTCGCCGATGTGCAGCCAGAGTTTCGTCTGCGGCGCGGTGCCCAATGCGCTGCTGATGAAGCTGTCGGTGAATCTGTTCCTGATCACGATGGTGACCGGGCTGGCCGAGTCGGTGCATTTCGCGCAGCGCCAGGGCCTGGACCTGCGTCAGTTGCAGGCCATCGTGGATGCCGGGCCGATGGCCAGCGCGGTGTCGAAGATCAAATTGGCCAAGCTGGTCGACGGCGATTATTCGGTGCAGGCGTCGATCGCGGATGTGTTGAAGAACAACCGCTTGATCGCGCAGGCCGCGCGCGACGCCGGCATCGCCTCGCCCTTGCTGGACGTGTGCCACGCCTTGTTCGGCGAAACCCTGGCGCAGGGCCACGGCGCCGCCGACATGGCCGCGGTGGTGCGGGCGATCCAGGCGCGCAGTTCGGACTGA